From a region of the Impatiens glandulifera chromosome 4, dImpGla2.1, whole genome shotgun sequence genome:
- the LOC124936510 gene encoding RING-H2 finger protein ATL48-like, producing the protein MGGVNSELKELFEDKKHAKNPFVPLGALLTAGVLTAGLISFRQGNSELGQKLMRVRVVFQGATVALMLGSAYYYGEKF; encoded by the exons ATGGGAGGGGTGAATTCAGAGCTTAAAGAATTGTTTGAAGATAAGAAACATGCGAAGAACCCTTTTGTACCTCTAG GTGCACTTCTTACAGCGGGGGTTCTGACTGCTGGATTGATAAGTTTCAGACAGGGGAATTCGGAATTAGGGCAGAAACTGATGAGGGTTCGCGTTGTTTTCCAAGGTGCTACGGTTGCTCTTATGCTTGGCTCAGCTTATTACTATGGAGAGAAATTTTGA
- the LOC124935939 gene encoding tRNase Z TRZ1, which yields MAASSVNEVQSQEKNTKRTKKKKGIEIEGYQIEGLSIAGHETCIILPSLNLSFDIGKCPQRAISQQFLFISHGHMDHIGGLPMYVATRGLYKMAPPTIIVPSCIKESVEKLFDAHRSMDHSELKHNLVGLNVGEEFFVRKDLKVKAFRTYHGIPSQGYIVYSIRKKLKPELLGTDTNELKKMKLLGVEITNTTEEPEIAFTGDTTSDFIVDDSNNDVLKAKILIMESTYVSNIESVENARAYGHTHLSEIVNHADKFQNKAILLIHFSARYQADDIEKVVATLSPPLAGRVFILTEGF from the exons ATGGCGGCGAGCTCTGTAAACGAAGTTCAATCTCAAGAGAAGAATACGAAAagaacgaagaagaagaaaggaatcGAGATTGAAGGCTACCAAATCGAAGGTCTATCAATCGCCGGTCATGAAACATGTATCATCCTTCCATCTCTCAATCTCTCCTTTGACATTGGTAAATGTCCGCAAAGAGCAATCTCACAGCAATTCCTCTTCATCTCTCATGGTCACATGGATCACATA GGAGGATTACCTATGTATGTTGCAACTCGTGGATTATATAAAATGGCACCACCAACAATCATTGTTCCATCGTGTATTAAAGAGAGTGTTGAGAAACTGTTTGATGCACATAGATCTATGGATCATTCAGAGTTGAAACATAATCTTGTTGGCTTGAATGTGG GAGAAGAGTTTTTTGTTAGGAAGGATCTTAAAGTTAAGGCATTTAGAACTTATCATGGAATACCAAGTCAG GGTTACATTGTATATTCTATCAGGAAGAAGCTTAAACCCGAGCTTCTTGGTACAGATACGAATGAACttaagaaaatgaaattgtTAGGAGTGGAG ATTACGAATACAACGGAAGAGCCTGAAATTGCGTTTACTGGGGATACAACATCTGATTTCATTGTTGACGATAGTAAcaatgatgtgttgaaggctaaGATTCTCATTATGGAG AGCACATATGTGAGCAATATAGAGTCTGTCGAGAATGCAAGAGCTTATGGACACACTCATTTGTCGGAG ATAGTAAACCATGCAGACAAGTTTCAAAACAAAGCGATTCTACTTATTCACTTCTCAGCTCGATATCAAGCTGAT GATATTGAAAAGGTGGTTGCCACATTGTCTCCTCCTTTGGCTGGAAGAGTTTTTATTCTCACAGAAGGTTTCTGA
- the LOC124934224 gene encoding uncharacterized protein LOC124934224 has product MSLLEVITKASADLKSQSSESNFPIILNSDPILLNLMPQINQDNKGALVRRVNGWKVSKTDTKVIDSDQQFLKKLQRQMKNPSKFGKTELMVTLKSFLETNCQNLGISHPLATSDEGRTRNLIEKLEFSIGREVKCAITEACIMLEIWDLLETLIVSRLVQYPSSTHLVSSLIENNKSDLLCLCIEHISDLQASDILCILKYFLNPTKAAYTSLEIVRKEWESQSLIAISKANLEKKREEKLGLACEAAILLMIAHDEFSDSELCLHYILASPNIDEVILSSCVSKLNGEEIMRFVKYMKKWLNKYDRFPEASPCPIASSELGLTLCQWVPKLKDILKCLNLVVDEHFLSLVLHTEFHDELVSLKGIVESLSGEARLCCSIAHVIKKLKSKDEGMN; this is encoded by the exons ATGTCTCTTCTTGAAGTTATCACAAAGGCTTCAGCCGATCTCAAGAGCCAATCCTCTGAATCAAACTTCCCTATTATCCTCAATTCCGATCCAATTTTATTAAATCTCATGCCTCAAATCAACCAAGATAATAAAGGTGCGTTAGTAAGACGTGTTAACGGATGGAAAGTTTCCAAAACCGATACAAAAGTCATAGATTCAGATCAGCAGTTCCTGAAGAAGTTGCAGCGGCAAATGAAGAACCCTAGCAAGTTCGGTAAAACAGAATTGATGGTAACGTTGAAATCGTTTCTGGAAACCAACTGTCAGAATCTAGGGATTTCGCATCCTCTTGCAACGTCCGATGAAGGGCGCACCCGGAATTTGATTGAAAAGCTAGAGTTTTCAATTGGACGGGAGGTTAAATGCGCGATTACAGAAGCTTGTATTATGTTAGAGATATGGGATTTGTTGGAGACATTGATAGTTTCCAGACTTGTTCAATACCCTTCATCAACGCATTTGGTTAGTAGTTTAATTGAGAATAATAAGTCTGACCTACTTTGTTTATGCATTGAACATATCTCTGATCTTCAAGCATCTGATATACTCTGCATTCTAAAGTATTTTCTCAATCCAACTAAAGCTGCATACACTAGTTTGGAAATTGTTAGGAAAGAATGGGAGAGTCAATCATTGATTGCCATATCAAAGGCAAATCTTGAGAAGAAAAGAGAGGAGAAACTAGGTTTAGCTTGTGAGGCAGCAATCTTACTTATGATAGCCCATGATGAGTTTTCAGATTCTGAACTATGTCTGCATTATATACTAGCATCTCCAAACATAGATGAAGTCATTCTATCTTCATGTGTTAGTAAGTTGAATGGTGAAGAAATCATGAGGTTTGTTAAGTACATGAAGAAATGGTTGAACAAGTATGATAGATTTCCTGAAGCTAGTCCATGCCCGATTGCATCGTCTGAATTAGGGTTGACTCTTTGCCAATGGGTACCCAAACTGAAGGACATATTGAAATGTCTTAACTTGGTGGTGGATGAGCATTTCTTGTCGTTGGTTTTGCATACAGAGTTTCATGATGAGTTAGTTTCTTTGAAAGGAATTGTTGAGTCTTTAAGTGGTGAAGCAAGGCTCTGTTGTTCAATTGCTCATGTTATCAAGAAGTTGAAGAGCAAGGATGAAG GTATGAATTGA
- the LOC124935571 gene encoding galactose mutarotase-like gives MGSCKLFVGFIFAIIFLTGTHQTTAKKDKRIHIYQLQKGNFSMKFTNYGATLISLVVPDRNGMLDDIVLGYENIHDYKNDTTYFGGIVGRVANRIGGAQFCLNGTCYKLVANDGNNTLHGGKVGFSDVIWSVKNYQNDSQITFTYNSFDGEEGFPGNLTVAVTYQIIGTNKLQIKMVAKALNKPTPVNLASDTYWNLAGHADTGGILSHRLQLYAQNYTPVDSNLIPNGQIRSVNDTAYDFRTPQIIGSRIHELPGGYDINYVLVNSSKGKHLNKAAVLEEENSGRWMEIWTNQPGIQVYTANNLNRVKGKGGAIYRKYAGVCLETQGFPDSVNYPKFPSQIVNPGQTYQHTMVYRFTAR, from the exons ATGGGGAGTTGCAAATTATTCGTCGGTTTTATTTTCGCCATCATTTTCCTCACCGGAACTCATCAAACAACAGCTAAGAAGGATAAACGAATTCACATTTATCAACTCCAAAAGGGAAACTTCTCGATGAAGTTCACGAACTATGGAGCAACTCTAATCTCACTCGTTGTTCCCGATAGAAATG gCATGCTGGACGACATTGTTCTCGGTTATGAAAATATCCACGACTATAAG aATGATACGACTTACTTTGGGGGTATAGTTGGGCGAGTCGCTAACCGAATAGGAGGAGCTCAATTTTGTCTTAATGGGACATGCTATAAATTGGTTGCCAATGATGGAAATAATACTCTCCATG GTGGTAAAGTTGGATTTAGTGATGTCATATGGTCCGTGAAAAACTATCAAAATGATTCACAAATTACCTTTACTTATAATAGTTTTGATGGAGAAGAAG GTTTTCCGGGAAATTTAACCGTGGCAGTAACTTACCAAATAATTGGAACcaacaaattacaaataaaaatggTGGCAAAAGCCTTAAACAAGCCAACACCCGTAAATCTCGCTTCCGACACATATTGGAATCTCGCGGGTCATGCAGACACAGGCGGCATTCTTTCTCATCGTCTTCAACTCTACGCCCAAAACTATACGCCCGTCGATTCCAATCTAATCCCAAATGGCCAAATCCGAAGTGTTAACGATACAGCCTATGATTTTCGAACTCCCCAGATAATCGGGTCAAGGATCCACGAACTCCCGGGCGGGTACGATATTAACTATGTATTGGTAAATTCAAGTAAAGGAAAACATTTGAATAAAGCAGCGGTTTTGGAGGAAGAGAATTCGGGTAGGTGGATGGAAATATGGACAAATCAACCCGGAATCCAAGTTTATACCGCAAATAACTTAAATCGAGTGAAGGGAAAAGGTGGCGCGATTTATAGGAAGTATGCGGGTGTTTGTTTGGAGACACAAGGGTTCCCGGATTCGGTTAATTACCCGAAGTTTCCATCTCAGATTGTGAATCCGGGTCAGACTTATCAGCATACTATGGTTTATAGATTTACAGCTAGGTAG
- the LOC124935572 gene encoding galactose mutarotase-like — protein sequence MGIFKLFSGFLILLCIIFLTETHQTTAKDDKIIHIYQLQKGNFSIKVTNYGATLLSLLVPDKNGKLEDIVLGYQNIEEYKNDTTYFGAIVGRVANRIGGARFCLEGKCYKLFANDGNNTLHGGKVGFSDVIWSVKNYQKDSHITFTYNSFDGEEGFPGNVIVEVTYQIIDTNKLRIKMVAKALNKPTPINLISHTYWNLAGHANKYGILFHRLQLNAQNYTPVDSNLIPNGQIKSINGTYYDFQTSQMIGSRIQKVPGGYDINYVLVDSSKGKHLIKAAVVEEKKSGRMMELWTNQPGIQLYTSNKISRIKGKDGAVYRKYAGLCLETQGFPDSVNHPNFPSQIVNPGQIYHHIMVYRFTANY from the exons ATGggtattttcaaattattctcTGGTTTTCTTATTCTCCTCTGCATAATTTTCCTCACAGAAACTCATCAAACTACAGCTAAAGATGATAAAATAATTCACATTTATCAACTCCAAAAGGGAAATTTCTCGATCAAGGTCACCAACTATGGAGCCACTCTTTTATCCCTACTTGTGCCCGATAAAAATG gaAAGTTGGAAGACATTGTTCTTGGTTATcaaaatattgaagaatataAG AATGATACGACTTACTTCGGAGCCATAGTTGGGCGAGTCGCCAACCGAATAGGAGGGGCTCGATTTTGTCTTGAGGGGAAGTGCTACAAATTGTTTGCCAATGATGGAAACAATACTCTCCATg GTGGTAAAGTTGGATTTAGTGATGTCATATGGTCGGTAAAAAATTACCAAAAGGATTCACATATTACATTTACTTATAATAGCTTTGATGGAGAAGAAG GTTTTCCTGGTAATGTAATCGTGGAAGTAACATACCAAATAATCGATACCAACAAGCTACGAATAAAAATGGTAGCAAAAGCCTTAAACAAACCAACACCGATAAATCTTATTTCTCACACATATTGGAATCTCGCTGGTCATGCAAATAAATATGGAATTCTTTTTCATCGTCTACAACTCAACGCCCAAAATTACACACCCGTAGATTCCAACCTCATCCCAAACGGTCAAATTAAAAGTATTAACGGTACATATTATGATTTCCAAACATCCCAAATGATCGGGTCAAGAATCCAAAAAGTCCCGGGTGGGTATGATATCAACTATGTATTGGTGGATTCAAGTAAAGGAAAACATTTGATTAAGGCTGCGgttgtggaggagaagaaatcGGGTCGGATGATGGAATTATGGACTAATCAACCCGGGATCCAACTTTATACTAGCAATAAAATAAGTAGAATTAAGGGAAAAGATGGAGCGGTTTATAGGAAGTATGCGGGTCTTTGTTTGGAGACACAAGGGTTCCCGGATTCGGTTAATCACCCGAACTTTCCGTCTCAGATTGTGAATCCGGGTCAGATTTATCATCATATTATGGTTTATAGGTTCACAGCTAATTACTAG
- the LOC124936945 gene encoding transcription factor PRE3-like: MSSRRSRSSRQSSSISDEQIHDLVSKLQELLPELRQQRRSNKVSASKVLQETCNYIKNLHREVDDLSERLSELLANADGPQAAMIRSLLMQ; the protein is encoded by the exons aTGTCAAGCAGAAGATCACGTTCTTCAAGGCAATCATCTTCCATCTCCGACGAACAGATCCATGACCTAGTCTCCAAATTGCAGGAACTTCTTCCCGAGCTTCGTCAACAACGAAGATCCAATAAA gtttCGGCTTCGAAGGTACTTCAAGAAACTtgcaattatataaaaaatttgcaCAGGGAAGTTGATGATCTTAGTGAGCGGTTATCGGAGTTACTTGCGAACGCCGACGGACCTCAGGCGGCGATGATTAGGAGCTTGCTCATGCAAtga